In Helicobacter pylori, a single genomic region encodes these proteins:
- the uvrB gene encoding excinuclease ABC subunit B yields the protein MPLFDLKSPYPPAGDQPQAIEALTKSLKNNNHYQTLVGVTGSGKTYTMANIIANINKPTLIMSHNKTLCAQLYSEFKAFFPHNRVEYFISHFDYYQPESYIPRRDLFIEKDSSINDDLERLRLSAATSLLGYDDVIVIASVSANYGLGNPEEYLKVMEKIKVGEKRVYKSFLLKLVEMGYSRNEVVFDRGSFRATGECVDIFPAYNDAEFIRIEFFGDEIERIAVFDALEKNEIKRLDSVMLYAASQFAVGSERLNLAIKSIEDELALRLKFFKEQDKMLEYNRLKQRTEHDLEMISATGVCKGIENYARHFTGKAPNETPFCLFDYLGIFEREFLVIVDESHVSLPQFGGMYAGDMSRKSVLVEYGFRLPSALDNRPLKFDEFIHKNCQFLFVSATPNKLELELSQKNVAEQIIRPTGLLDPKFEVRDSDKQVQDLFDEIKLVVARDERVLITTLTKKMAEELCKYYAEWGLKVRYMHSEIDAIERNHIIRSLRLKEFDVLIGINLLREGLDLPEVSLVAIMDADKEGFLRSETSLIQTMGRAARNANGKVLLYAKKITQSMQKAFEITSYRRTKQEEFNKIHNITPKTVTRALEEELKLRDDEIRIAKALKKDKMPKSEREKIIKELDKKMRECAKNLDFEEAMRLRDEIAQLRTL from the coding sequence ATGCCTTTATTTGATTTAAAAAGCCCTTACCCACCAGCAGGCGATCAGCCTCAAGCCATAGAAGCCTTAACGAAAAGCTTGAAAAATAACAACCATTATCAAACTTTAGTGGGGGTTACAGGGAGCGGTAAGACTTATACGATGGCCAATATCATCGCTAATATCAACAAACCCACTCTGATCATGAGCCATAATAAGACCTTATGCGCGCAGCTCTATAGCGAGTTTAAGGCGTTTTTCCCGCATAATAGGGTGGAGTATTTTATCTCCCACTTTGACTACTACCAGCCTGAAAGCTATATCCCTAGGAGGGATTTATTCATTGAAAAAGACAGCTCTATTAACGATGATTTAGAGCGTTTGAGATTGAGCGCGGCCACCTCACTTTTAGGTTATGATGATGTGATCGTGATAGCGAGCGTTTCGGCTAATTATGGTTTGGGTAACCCTGAAGAATATTTAAAAGTCATGGAAAAAATCAAAGTGGGCGAGAAGCGCGTTTATAAGAGCTTTTTATTAAAGCTAGTAGAAATGGGTTATAGCCGTAATGAAGTGGTGTTTGATAGGGGGAGTTTTAGAGCGACCGGAGAATGCGTGGATATTTTCCCCGCTTATAATGACGCTGAATTTATTAGGATTGAATTTTTTGGCGATGAGATAGAAAGGATTGCTGTCTTTGACGCTTTAGAAAAAAATGAAATCAAGCGCTTGGATTCTGTCATGCTTTATGCAGCCAGTCAGTTTGCTGTAGGGAGTGAAAGGTTGAATTTAGCCATTAAAAGCATTGAAGATGAACTCGCTTTAAGGTTGAAATTTTTTAAAGAGCAGGATAAAATGCTTGAATACAATCGCCTCAAACAACGCACCGAGCATGATTTAGAAATGATTAGCGCGACCGGTGTGTGTAAGGGTATTGAAAATTACGCGCGCCATTTTACAGGCAAAGCCCCCAATGAAACACCTTTTTGTTTGTTTGATTATTTAGGGATTTTTGAGCGGGAGTTTTTAGTCATTGTAGATGAAAGCCATGTGAGTTTGCCGCAATTTGGGGGGATGTATGCAGGGGATATGAGCAGGAAAAGCGTTTTAGTGGAATATGGTTTTAGATTGCCTAGCGCTTTAGACAACCGCCCTTTAAAATTTGATGAATTTATCCATAAAAATTGCCAGTTCCTTTTTGTGTCCGCTACGCCCAATAAGCTAGAATTAGAGCTTTCTCAAAAGAATGTCGCTGAGCAAATCATTCGCCCTACAGGGCTTTTAGACCCTAAATTTGAAGTGCGAGACAGCGATAAGCAAGTCCAGGATTTATTTGATGAAATCAAGTTAGTGGTGGCCAGAGATGAAAGGGTGCTCATCACCACGCTCACTAAAAAAATGGCAGAAGAATTGTGCAAATATTATGCTGAATGGGGCTTGAAGGTGCGTTACATGCATAGCGAAATTGATGCGATTGAAAGAAATCACATTATCCGCTCTTTAAGGCTTAAAGAATTTGATGTTTTAATAGGGATCAATCTTTTAAGAGAGGGGTTGGATTTGCCTGAAGTTTCTTTAGTAGCGATCATGGATGCGGATAAAGAAGGGTTTTTAAGGAGCGAAACAAGTCTCATTCAAACCATGGGGCGAGCCGCTAGAAACGCTAATGGTAAGGTTTTATTATACGCTAAAAAGATCACTCAAAGCATGCAAAAAGCCTTTGAGATCACTAGTTACAGGCGCACCAAACAAGAAGAGTTCAATAAAATCCATAATATCACCCCTAAAACCGTTACTCGCGCTTTAGAAGAGGAATTGAAATTAAGAGACGATGAGATTAGAATCGCTAAAGCCTTAAAAAAGGACAAAATGCCTAAAAGTGAAAGGGAAAAAATCATTAAAGAATTGGATAAAAAAATGCGAGAATGCGCGAAAAATTTGGATTTTGAAGAAGCGATGCGTTTGAGAGACGAAATCGCTCAATTAAGAACGCTTTAA
- a CDS encoding DUF1542 domain-containing protein has product MNYPNLPNSALEITEQPEVKEITNELLKQLQNALKSNALFTDQVELSLKGIVRILEVLLSLDFFKNANEIDSSLRNSIEWLSNAGESLKNKMKEYEGFFSDFNTSMHANEQEVTSILNANTENIKSEIKKLENQLIETITRLLTSYQIFLNNARENANNQITANKTASLEALNQAKESATTQITANQTQAISNINEAKNRSLSKH; this is encoded by the coding sequence ATGAATTACCCTAATTTGCCTAATAGCGCGTTAGAAATAACCGAACAGCCCGAAGTGAAAGAAATCACTAACGAGCTATTAAAGCAATTACAAAACGCTTTAAAGAGTAACGCGCTTTTTACGGATCAAGTGGAATTAAGCCTTAAAGGGATTGTTAGGATTTTAGAAGTGCTTTTGAGTTTGGATTTTTTCAAAAATGCGAATGAAATTGATAGCAGTTTGAGAAATTCTATTGAATGGCTAAGTAACGCCGGTGAAAGCTTAAAAAACAAAATGAAAGAATACGAGGGCTTTTTTAGCGATTTTAATACGAGCATGCATGCTAACGAGCAAGAAGTAACGAGCATTTTAAACGCTAACACCGAAAACATTAAAAGCGAGATTAAAAAGCTAGAAAATCAATTGATAGAAACCATTACAAGGCTTTTAACGAGCTATCAAATCTTTTTAAATAACGCTAGAGAAAACGCTAATAATCAAATCACGGCTAACAAAACCGCAAGCCTTGAAGCCCTAAACCAAGCTAAAGAAAGCGCTACAACGCAAATAACCGCTAATCAAACGCAAGCGATAAGTAACATTAACGAAGCCAAAAACCGATCATTATCAAAACATTGA
- a CDS encoding outer membrane protein, whose amino-acid sequence MKRALCLVLGFFCTLNAKGFKDVLTKGDYIFGNKKVVSPIKRYADQSAFYLGLGYQLGSIQHNYSNLILSQQFNKSQIVFSDGLSPVFKNSYVSNGLGVQAGYKWVGKHEETKWFGFRWGLFYDLSASLYGQKESQSVIISTYGTYMDLLLNAYNGDKFFAGFNLGIAFAGVYDRLSDALLYQALLQNTFGGKVDPNGFQFLVNLGVRLGNKRNQFGFGIKVPTYYFNHYYSMNNISNNSGDVLKVLRFLEYGINSLLYQVDFRRNYSVYFNYTYSF is encoded by the coding sequence TTGAAACGAGCGTTATGTTTAGTTTTAGGGTTTTTTTGCACGCTTAATGCAAAGGGTTTTAAAGATGTTTTGACTAAAGGGGATTATATTTTTGGCAATAAAAAGGTGGTTTCGCCCATCAAACGCTATGCGGATCAATCGGCGTTTTATCTGGGGCTTGGGTATCAATTAGGGAGCATTCAGCACAACTACAGCAACTTGATTTTATCCCAACAATTCAATAAGAGCCAAATCGTTTTTAGCGATGGCTTAAGCCCTGTTTTTAAAAATTCGTATGTGTCTAATGGTCTTGGCGTGCAAGCGGGCTATAAATGGGTGGGTAAGCATGAAGAAACGAAGTGGTTTGGCTTCAGGTGGGGGCTGTTTTATGATTTGAGCGCTTCTCTTTATGGCCAAAAAGAATCGCAGTCTGTCATCATTTCCACTTACGGCACTTATATGGATTTATTGCTTAACGCTTATAATGGGGATAAGTTTTTTGCTGGGTTCAATCTGGGGATTGCTTTTGCTGGAGTGTATGACAGATTGAGCGATGCGTTATTGTATCAAGCCCTTCTTCAAAACACTTTTGGCGGGAAAGTGGATCCAAATGGTTTCCAGTTTTTGGTAAATTTAGGGGTTCGTTTAGGGAATAAGCGCAACCAATTTGGCTTTGGGATTAAAGTCCCTACTTATTATTTTAACCATTATTATTCCATGAATAACATTAGCAATAATAGTGGAGATGTCCTAAAGGTTTTACGATTTTTAGAATACGGGATCAACAGCTTGTTATACCAAGTTGATTTCAGGCGCAATTACTCGGTTTATTTCAACTACACTTATAGTTTTTAA
- a CDS encoding pyruvate ferredoxin oxidoreductase (catalyzes the formation of acetyl-CoA from pyruvate and coenzyme A), which yields MVKEVKTLKGFSQSAEKFQGSHLLCPGCGHGIIVREVLNAVDGPIVLGNSTGCLEVCSAVYPHTSWDVPWIHIGFENGSTAISGVEAMYKALVNKGRYQGQKPKFVAFGGDGASYDIGLQFISGCMERGHDMTYICLDNENYANTGGQRSGSTPLGASTSTTPAGSVSFGKKEKKKDIVNIMASHGVPYVAQLSPNKWKDMNKKIKTALDTEGPCFINALSPCTTEWKFESNKTIELADMAVDSLMFPLFEIFNGRELKITYRPRNIIPIRDYLGAQKRFKHLFKKENEHIIEELQKDVNERWEYLQRREEAKV from the coding sequence ATGGTAAAAGAAGTCAAAACACTCAAAGGTTTTAGCCAAAGTGCTGAGAAATTTCAAGGTTCGCACTTGCTTTGTCCCGGTTGTGGGCATGGCATCATTGTGCGCGAAGTTTTAAACGCTGTAGATGGGCCTATTGTTTTAGGCAATTCTACCGGTTGTTTAGAGGTATGTTCGGCTGTGTATCCGCACACTTCATGGGATGTGCCTTGGATTCATATTGGTTTTGAAAATGGATCTACAGCGATTTCAGGGGTGGAAGCGATGTATAAGGCTTTAGTGAATAAGGGCCGCTATCAAGGTCAAAAGCCAAAATTTGTGGCGTTTGGAGGCGATGGGGCTAGTTATGATATTGGTCTTCAATTCATCAGCGGTTGCATGGAAAGAGGGCATGACATGACTTACATTTGCCTAGATAATGAAAACTACGCCAATACCGGCGGTCAAAGAAGCGGCTCTACGCCATTAGGGGCTAGCACTTCTACCACGCCAGCGGGATCGGTGAGCTTTGGTAAAAAAGAAAAGAAAAAAGACATCGTCAATATCATGGCAAGCCATGGGGTTCCTTATGTGGCGCAACTCTCGCCCAATAAATGGAAAGACATGAATAAAAAGATTAAAACCGCGCTAGACACTGAAGGACCTTGCTTTATTAACGCTCTTAGCCCATGCACGACTGAATGGAAATTTGAATCCAATAAAACCATTGAATTAGCGGATATGGCTGTGGATAGCTTGATGTTCCCCCTATTTGAAATCTTTAATGGCAGGGAATTGAAAATCACTTACCGCCCGAGAAATATCATTCCTATAAGGGATTATTTAGGGGCACAAAAACGCTTCAAACACCTTTTCAAAAAGGAAAACGAACACATCATTGAAGAATTGCAAAAAGATGTGAATGAGCGTTGGGAATACTTGCAACGCAGAGAAGAAGCTAAAGTATAA
- a CDS encoding adenylosuccinate lyase, producing the protein MLERYANEEMKTLWNEQTKFETYLEVEKAVVRAWNKLGQIQDSDCEKICAKAAFNLERIKEIEKTTKHDLIAFTTCVAESLGEESRFFHYGITSSDCIDTAMALLMTKSLKLIQKGVQNLYETLKNRALEHKDTLMVGRSHGVFGEPITFGLVLALFADEIKRHLKALDLTMEFISVGAISGAMGNFAHAPLELEELACEFLGLKTANINNQVIQRDRYARLACDLALLASSCEKIAVNIRHLQRSEVYEVEEAFSAGQKGSSAMPHKRNPILSENITGLCRVIRSFTTPMLENVALWHERDMSHSSVERFALPDLFITSDFMLSRLNSVIENLVVYPKNMLKNLALSGGLVFSQRVLLELPKKGLSREESYSIVQENAMKIWEVLQQGAFKNADENLFLNALLNDERLKKYLSEDEIRACFDYSYYTKNVGAIFKRVFG; encoded by the coding sequence GTGTTAGAACGCTATGCGAATGAAGAAATGAAAACCCTATGGAATGAGCAAACCAAATTTGAAACTTATTTGGAAGTGGAAAAAGCTGTCGTTAGGGCGTGGAACAAGCTTGGGCAAATCCAAGATAGCGATTGTGAAAAAATCTGCGCAAAAGCGGCATTCAATCTTGAGCGCATCAAAGAAATTGAAAAAACCACTAAGCATGATTTAATCGCCTTCACTACTTGCGTGGCTGAAAGCTTGGGCGAAGAATCCCGCTTTTTTCATTATGGGATCACTTCTAGCGATTGCATTGATACGGCTATGGCGTTATTGATGACCAAAAGCTTAAAACTCATTCAAAAAGGCGTTCAAAACCTCTATGAAACCCTTAAAAATAGGGCTTTAGAGCATAAAGATACGCTGATGGTGGGCAGAAGCCATGGGGTGTTTGGCGAACCCATTACTTTTGGCTTAGTGTTAGCCCTTTTTGCTGATGAAATCAAACGGCATTTAAAAGCCTTGGATTTAACGATGGAATTTATCAGCGTGGGAGCGATCAGTGGGGCTATGGGGAATTTCGCACACGCCCCTTTAGAATTAGAAGAATTAGCGTGCGAATTTTTAGGCCTAAAAACCGCCAATATCAATAATCAAGTCATTCAAAGGGACCGCTACGCCAGGCTTGCATGCGATCTGGCTCTTTTGGCGAGCAGTTGTGAAAAAATCGCTGTCAATATCCGCCATTTGCAACGCAGTGAAGTCTATGAAGTGGAAGAAGCTTTTTCAGCAGGGCAAAAGGGAAGCTCTGCGATGCCTCACAAAAGAAACCCCATATTGAGCGAGAATATCACCGGGCTTTGCAGGGTGATTCGCTCTTTTACTACCCCTATGCTAGAAAATGTCGCCTTATGGCATGAAAGGGACATGAGCCATAGCTCTGTGGAGCGTTTTGCCTTGCCTGATCTGTTTATCACTAGCGATTTCATGCTCAGCCGCCTAAATAGCGTGATTGAAAATCTGGTGGTTTATCCTAAAAACATGCTTAAAAATTTAGCTTTGAGTGGGGGGCTAGTCTTTTCGCAACGGGTGTTATTAGAATTGCCTAAAAAAGGTTTGAGCCGAGAAGAAAGCTATTCTATCGTGCAAGAAAATGCGATGAAAATATGGGAGGTTTTGCAACAAGGCGCTTTTAAAAACGCTGATGAAAATTTGTTTTTAAACGCCCTACTCAACGATGAACGCTTGAAAAAATATTTGAGCGAGGACGAAATCAGAGCATGTTTTGATTACAGCTATTACACTAAAAATGTGGGAGCGATTTTTAAAAGGGTGTTTGGATAA
- a CDS encoding 2-oxoacid:ferredoxin oxidoreductase subunit alpha has protein sequence MAKSIELQEIEVWDGNTASSNALRQAQIDVIAAYPITPSTPIVQNYGSFKDNGYVDGEFVLVESEHAAMSACVGAAAAGGRVSTATSSQGLALMVEVLYQASGMRLPIVLNLVNRALAAPLNIHGDHSDMYLSRDSGWISLCTCNPQEAYDFTLMAFKIAEHQKVHVPTIVNQDGFLCSHTVQNVRPLSDTVAYQFVGEYQTKHSLLDFDKPVSYGAQAEEEWHYEHKAQLHHAIMSASSVIEEVFNDFAKLTGRQYHLTKTFQLEDAEIAIFALGTTYESAIVAAKEMRKKGIKAGVATIHSLRPFPYERLGQDLKNLKALAILDKSSPAGAMGAMFNEVTSAVYQTQGTKHPVVSNYIYGLGERDMTIAHLCEIFEEINEDALKGTLTHPTQQFVGLHGPKMSFF, from the coding sequence ATGGCAAAAAGTATTGAATTGCAAGAGATAGAAGTGTGGGATGGCAATACCGCTAGTTCTAACGCTTTAAGACAGGCTCAAATTGATGTCATCGCAGCCTATCCTATCACCCCATCAACGCCCATTGTGCAGAATTATGGCTCGTTTAAGGATAATGGCTATGTTGATGGCGAGTTTGTTTTAGTGGAATCTGAGCATGCCGCCATGAGCGCATGCGTGGGAGCGGCCGCTGCTGGAGGGAGAGTCAGCACTGCGACTAGCTCTCAAGGTTTGGCACTAATGGTAGAGGTTTTATACCAGGCTTCTGGCATGCGTTTGCCTATTGTTTTGAATTTAGTCAATCGTGCTCTAGCAGCCCCTTTGAATATCCATGGCGATCATTCTGATATGTATTTAAGCAGGGATTCAGGCTGGATCAGTTTATGCACATGCAACCCTCAAGAAGCTTACGATTTCACTTTAATGGCGTTTAAAATCGCAGAGCATCAAAAGGTGCACGTGCCTACTATTGTCAATCAAGATGGTTTTTTATGTTCGCACACCGTGCAGAATGTCCGCCCTTTGAGCGATACAGTGGCTTATCAATTCGTAGGCGAATACCAAACCAAACATTCCCTTTTGGATTTTGATAAACCGGTAAGCTATGGTGCACAAGCTGAAGAAGAATGGCATTATGAGCATAAAGCCCAACTCCACCATGCGATCATGAGTGCGTCTTCTGTGATTGAAGAAGTGTTCAATGATTTTGCTAAACTCACAGGCAGACAATACCATTTAACCAAAACTTTCCAGCTAGAAGACGCTGAAATCGCTATCTTTGCGTTAGGCACTACTTATGAATCAGCGATCGTAGCGGCTAAGGAAATGCGTAAAAAAGGCATTAAGGCCGGCGTGGCTACCATCCATTCCTTGCGCCCCTTCCCTTATGAAAGATTAGGGCAGGATTTGAAAAATCTTAAAGCTTTAGCGATTTTAGATAAAAGCTCTCCAGCGGGTGCTATGGGGGCGATGTTTAATGAAGTAACGAGCGCGGTGTATCAAACGCAAGGGACTAAACACCCGGTGGTGTCTAACTACATTTATGGTTTAGGCGAAAGGGATATGACGATCGCGCATTTATGCGAAATTTTTGAAGAAATCAATGAAGACGCTCTTAAAGGCACGCTCACGCACCCTACCCAACAATTCGTAGGCTTGCACGGCCCTAAAATGAGCTTTTTTTAA